The Candidatus Omnitrophota bacterium DNA segment GTCTTTCCGGGACGATAGAGTTCCTGCCGGCGACGCAGGATGTGCCGTCTGTGATGGCGGGCTTAGACGTCCTGGTTTCGGCTACGATAACGCCCGAGGCATTCGGAAGGGTCATAATTGAAGCCCAGGCTTCAGGCGTCCCGGTAGTGTCGACTAAAGTCGGGGGAGTGGTGGATATCGTGGAGGACGAAAAGAACGGCCTTCTATGCGCCGCGCAAAACCCGAAAGAGATGGCCGGCAAGATACTGAGACTTTATCAGTCCCGTGAGTTGGGCGTGAGGCTTGCGGCTGAAGGCAAGAAGAGCGTCGAGGAAAAATTCGACCTTAATACCATGGCCGAGAAGACGCTTGCCGTTTATGATGAAGCGCTTCAGACGGCCAATATACTGGTAATAAAGATAAGCGCTATCGGCGACGTCATATTGAGCGTGCCGTCGTTAAGGGCAATACGGTCGAGATTCCCGAAGGCCAATATCAAGGTCCTCGTCGGCGTCAAGTCCAGGGAGGCCCTGGATAACTGCCCCTACATAAATGACCTGATAGTATGCGATCTTGACGGTAAACATAAGGGCATCCGCGGGATATTGAAGCTGGGCAGGGAGCTGCGGGGCGGTTGTTTCGATGTCGTTATTGACCTGCAGAACAACAGGTCGAGCCATATGCTTGCGTTTTTAAGCCTCGCGTGCAACAGGTACGGCTATGACAATGGAAAATGGTCTTTCCTCCTGAACAGGACTATTAAGGACGACGCGCCGTATCTGGATCCGATAGAGCACCAGTTCAGGACGCTGAAATTGGCGGGCGTGAAACCGCAGGACAGGAACCTTGAGCTTTGGCCTTCGGAATCGGATGAAAAGAGCGTAGAGAAGCTGCTCTCCGACAACTGGGTGAAACCCGAACAGGCCCTGGTAGGCATAAACGTAAGGGCATCGGGCCGCTGGTCGACAAAAAATTGGCCCGTTCAGAATATAGCGGAACTCTGCGACCGCCTGGCAAAGATGTCCAACATAAGGGTGGTGTTGACCGGCGCAAAGGCAGACATTGACTTTGCTAACCA contains these protein-coding regions:
- a CDS encoding glycosyltransferase, with product MNILQILPSLDVGGVETGTVDVARYLVANGHKAITVSAGGRLVRELDRINARHYNLPVGRKNPLTMFTMVKDLKEIIRKEDIDIVHARSRVPALIAYFACKSANKAFITTAHGYYKKHILSEAMGWGKFVIVASNIMAKHMIHDFGVPYDRIRLIPRGVELSRFKFKGPKTASDLFTIGMVSRITPLKGHADFIRAVSILNRQIPSLKAVIVGSASKEKYKEDLELLVRRLGLSGTIEFLPATQDVPSVMAGLDVLVSATITPEAFGRVIIEAQASGVPVVSTKVGGVVDIVEDEKNGLLCAAQNPKEMAGKILRLYQSRELGVRLAAEGKKSVEEKFDLNTMAEKTLAVYDEALQTANILVIKISAIGDVILSVPSLRAIRSRFPKANIKVLVGVKSREALDNCPYINDLIVCDLDGKHKGIRGILKLGRELRGGCFDVVIDLQNNRSSHMLAFLSLACNRYGYDNGKWSFLLNRTIKDDAPYLDPIEHQFRTLKLAGVKPQDRNLELWPSESDEKSVEKLLSDNWVKPEQALVGINVRASGRWSTKNWPVQNIAELCDRLAKMSNIRVVLTGAKADIDFANHIARLTKSKPVIAAGKTSISELASLMKRFKVYLTPDSAPMHIVSGANIPFIALFGPTDPSRHLVKARDCMVICKSGELKCSPCYSPNCSKKVTCMKKITVDEVFEVMKRFL